From the genome of Simkania negevensis Z:
AAGTCACTGATGTTCTGTAAATGCTTTCACAGATTATCAGTGACTTAAGTAGATTTATTCAACAACACCTTCCTGAAGGCTCCCATGCTGGTACATGACGAGTAATCACTCTTCAATCTGAAATGATTAAAATATCATCATTTTAACCCATCCAAAAAGAGAATGCGGAGCTCGTCATGCTAAAGATTGACTTCAAATACGCTTCCTTGGAAAATTGGCCATAAAAACTAACACTTTAGAGGAAATAATGGCCAAGAAAAATAATGAAAGCTTCATGAAACCGATGACTGTAAGCAAGGAACTTAGTGAAGTTATAGGATCAGGGCCCATGCCAAGGACACAAGTTACAAAAAAAATTTGGGACTATATCAAAAAACACAAAAGACAAGATCCTGAAAATAAAAGAAATATCATTCCAGACGAAAAATTAGCGAAGGTCTTTGGAAGCAAAATGACAATCAACATGTTTGAGATGACTAAGAAGGTCAACAAGCATCTTTCGTAAATGAATGAGAAATCTAACGACCATTGGGTATCTCAGTTTTTGCTAAACCCGTTCGTAAGGGAAGGGAAGCTTTATATATATATGATAAGGCAAGCAAGCGACGTATAAGACGGCCTACAAAATCTATTTGCTGCGAAAAAGGATTCACCACCTACGAAAGATTTGGATACTCAAAACTTAGACAGCCCTTTAAAGAAAGTGGTTTTGCTGAACCTAAATTCATCGTTGCTGAAGACCTTAAAGACTTTTTTGAAAGAGAAAAGATAAGAGGAGTGGAATTTGAACCAATGACAATGCCATAATATATCTGCTGTTACAAATTACGGTCTAACCATGAATATTCTTCCTCTCGTCATTACTTTCTTGTTGATTTTCGGGGCTATTTCTATTGGGTTTCTATCGAATCTTCACTCCGACAAGAAAGAGTCGGAATCATACATAGGATCGTTGAAAGCTCTAAGAAATTTACAAAACATGCATGAAGATGCTGAGTTTGAGAGAATCGCAGCATCTGATGAAAGCCTATTTGAAACTTTAGGCGATGATGAGAAGCTTCCAATTCGATATTTCAGAGAAACGAGATTTGAATCTCCAAAAGGAAGAGTCAACCTATATCTTCTAAGCAAAACCTCATCCCAATCCAAGCTTTTATATCAAATAGCCTCAACATATATTCATGAGGTTTACAAAAATATGCCATCTCTTAATGACAAACTTAGAGAAGATTTTGCAACACAGGTTCTCGATGGAATATTAGCAGCTGAAACTAAGTATTATAAGTCAAAGAAAACATACTTGAAGCTGGAAGACATTGAATTTGAAGATCCAGATTTACAACATCTCTATTTAAAAATGCTTAGGGGAACGAACACCTATGATCTAAAGAAAAAAGAAGGTTATCCTTCGTTTCTTCGTCTGTTTTCATTCATTGAAGACAACGCAAAACCGATCTATTATCAATTTGCCTCGTCTCCTTTGCTTGAGGCTATGTTTGGGAAAGAGATCGCAAAAGCGGTTGAAGAGAAAGAATTTGAGTTCCAAAAAGAGTATCCTGAAAAGGAAAAGGAATTTGCACTCTCAGAAAATTCCTTAAGAGAGTTGATCTTCTCTGGTCAGGACAAAGTTCCTAAAACGATAGAGCTTATAGATTTTTCGAGCTTTTCTAAGAAAGACACTCCTCCTCGGGCCTATACAGACACCAAAACCAACATCACTAGAAGGTCTGCTCTTTAGCTTTTTACTCACGTCTTGCATAAAAAGTTTTTTTGATTGTTTTTGGCAATATTGATAAAATGCTAATGCCTTTACCTTCTCCTATTTGTGTTGCATAACTCGCTAAAAAGTGCTCATTTTTAGATCTTAAATTAGAGACTCTTAACCTAGTTTACCTTCAGGCACTGAATTTTCAAAACTGGAGTTATACAACACACCTCCGCTACTCATCCAAAAACAATTTGTTCAATATCAGCAAAATCATTAAAATAGACTGCTAAAACAAAAGAAATTATTTGATTATCAGTTATTTTGAGATTAATTATGACTAGTAGCATAGAATCTGTAAGTGATTGCCTTCCAGCAGAAGGATTTTCCCTTGGATATGAAATAAACTTAGACTCGAAGCAAGCAAGTTATCAAGAAGAAGTCCTCTCTTCTCCTCAAGATCAAACAACTAATGGCTTGCAACGTTTGATTGAAGAAGAGGTTCGATACTGTGCATCAATGCCTCATCTTCAACATATCAAAAAAACTCAAGCAGCGTTGGAGTTGTGTAAGAAATTTGAATCTTTGATCGAGAGCAAGACCGATGATTACAATGATTATGAAGTGTCTAGTCTATTACAATTTCTATCTGAAAAAATTGCTCCTTATGACCCCGAAAAAGCCCTTGAGTTACTTAAAAGATGCCCCTTTGACCAAAATAGAACGAAGGAATACATCGAAATATCAAAGTATCAGAATATTATAGATGCTGAAAAGACATTGAAAAAAGCTCGAGAAGGACTGATTTCCTTCCTAGTGGGGGACTTTGACTACATTGGTAGTTGGTACTTTCCGCATGTGCAAAAGCTCTCTTTAGCATTGTATAACGAAGAAAAGAACCGTGGACTTTTAGATCTTAATGATACTTTCGTAGACTTTTTGAAATCTCTTGAAGTAAACCCTTCTCTCTTAGACGAGATCAAGTACCCTAAAAGTGTCAACGTGACAATCCGGGTTCTTCTTCTTATGCACCAGTCCTCTGCGATCATTAAAGATCGCATTATTAAAGAACATGATTCTTTTATGAAAGATTTCGCAAAGTGCCCTCCGCTTTATGTTCGTTATCTACCTACTTTAGCTGCAATAGAAGGACATGCAAAACTTCCTCAGGCATTAGAAACATTAGAAACATTCTGGCAAACTGTGACTGAACCATATCAGGGTATTCAGATGCTAAAGGTACAAGTTACTGACCCTTATTTTTCTAAAACTGTAGAGAAAAGCGTGTCAAAAATTCTTGAGCTGATTGAAAATGCAGATGAAGATGATGAGGATAGTGATGTCGACTATTCTGATACGTTTGATGTTTTACTCGAAAATAATTATCTAGAATTGGCACAACGTGTTTTGTCATTAATGACCGATGAATACGATGTTTTTAAAGCAATGGTTGCGTTATATGAGTCTCAAATCTCTCAAGAAGGTTTTGATGTTGAACAAGCTCTAAACTCTCTAATAGCTCAACAAGAAGAACTTCCCGCAAAGTATTACAACACTAGCTGTGTTACAATATTCGAGTTTGCTGCCAAATATCTAGGATTTCTAACAGCAATAAAATATATCAAATATCTTGATGCTGCAAAAGAGAGTTACATGGATAGTCCTTGGAAATTCTATCAAATTTGGGAAATTCTTGATATTGAGCGAAAATATAACCTGCCTGGAGCTAAAGAAACCCTTTCATTTATAAAGTCCCTTCAAAAATACGGCGTAATCTCAGACTTTCCTCCATTTGAGTTCTTGGTTTCGGAAGAGTTTTCTCAACTTCAGAAGTCCGCAGAAGTTGCTCATTAACCCTTTGTAGGTGTCTTACATAACTCTCCAATCGAAAGAATCAAGGAAATGGAGTTTTTTCGATTTGCCTTTCTTCATAGAGACCTTAAAAGGACTTTAGATTGCAAAAATTTGTTTTAATCTCGAAAAATTGATACGGAAGATTTATACTGATAAATAATATAAAAGGAGTAAGTCCATAGAAATGAAAAAACTACCCATCGGAATTCAAAGCATTGAGAAAATCCTTGGAGAAGGTGAGTACCTATATGTCGACAAGACAGGTTTTATCAAGAGCTTAATTGACGAGGGCGCTCCTTATTTTTTCATGTCTCGTCCTCGAAGATTCGGAAAATCTCTTTTTTTAAATACCCTAGAAGAAATTTTTAAAGGAAACAAAGAGCTTTTTCGAGGTCTCCAAATTTATGAAAGTGACTACGATTGGCAAGAATATCCTGTTTTGCATTTTGATTTTGCTCAAATAGCTAGTAGCACCATTGAAGAATTTAATGCTGGGTTGAAGGCAGAACTAGAGAGAATGGGAGCATTGTACGGAGTTTCTGTTGAAGGCCCTTCTGTGCAATTTCAATTAAAAGTATTAGTCGAAACGCTATCAAAACAGAATCGAGTCGTTGTTTTAGCCGATGAATATGATAGTGCGATCATTAACAATCTTAAAGACCCTGAGCTAGCCGAAAAAAATCGCGACCTTCTAAGGGGATTCTTTGGGACTCTTAAAGGGCTCGACAAACACCTTAAATTTACATTTACAACAGGTGTTAGCAAGTTTTCTCAAGTTTCCCTCTTTTCGGGCCCTAATAACTTAACAGACATCACCATGGACCCTAAATATGCAGGAATGATGGGTTACACAGAAGCAGAGATGAGAGTTACCTTTCAAGACTATATTGAAGATATAGCTAAACAAAGAAGTAAACAGAAGGTTTTGATCTCTGAAGAAGAACTCTTAAATGAAATCCGAAATTGGTATAACGGTTACAGATTTTCAGAAGGGGAGACTTGCGTTTACAATCCATTTTC
Proteins encoded in this window:
- a CDS encoding SWIB/MDM2 domain-containing protein is translated as MAKKNNESFMKPMTVSKELSEVIGSGPMPRTQVTKKIWDYIKKHKRQDPENKRNIIPDEKLAKVFGSKMTINMFEMTKKVNKHLS
- a CDS encoding ATP-binding protein — encoded protein: MKKLPIGIQSIEKILGEGEYLYVDKTGFIKSLIDEGAPYFFMSRPRRFGKSLFLNTLEEIFKGNKELFRGLQIYESDYDWQEYPVLHFDFAQIASSTIEEFNAGLKAELERMGALYGVSVEGPSVQFQLKVLVETLSKQNRVVVLADEYDSAIINNLKDPELAEKNRDLLRGFFGTLKGLDKHLKFTFTTGVSKFSQVSLFSGPNNLTDITMDPKYAGMMGYTEAEMRVTFQDYIEDIAKQRSKQKVLISEEELLNEIRNWYNGYRFSEGETCVYNPFSTLKFMQNKRPKTYWYSSGTPSFLIDELKKHPESMVSLDGTTATEEELMDISRLDKIDLTALMYQTGYFTIKDYNPISKKYSIGLPNEEVRSAFINSLVQNFTPITNLRSSQETVKALEEHKPSLLFKQIEIGLSSFAYQVFVDAKERTYQAMLLSMLYGMGFDPLSERTTNTGRIDVVLEVPKTTYILELKLNDSADKALKQIHEKQYFKPYLHKGKQIIIIGANFSSELRNISEWKGELLSESGEKIKEILPESGD